Proteins from a genomic interval of Streptomyces sp. NBC_00820:
- a CDS encoding histidine phosphatase family protein produces the protein MAPRILLARHGQTEWSLSGKHTGRTDVPLLEEGRRGAKLLGERLHRAPLDGLSAAEVRTSPLVRARETCELAGFGGRAETWDALMEWDYGAYEGMTPAEIQAVRPGWLIWRDAVPGGESLAEVTARADEVVSWARSADRDVLIFAHGHILRSIGARWLGLPLDFAARIRLNPTSLSVLGWAYGEPAIESWNDTGHLTA, from the coding sequence ATGGCACCGCGCATCCTGCTGGCCCGGCACGGACAGACGGAGTGGTCGCTGTCCGGCAAGCACACCGGCAGGACCGACGTACCGCTGCTGGAGGAGGGCCGCCGGGGTGCCAAGCTGCTCGGCGAGCGCCTGCACCGGGCTCCCCTGGACGGGCTGTCGGCGGCCGAGGTGCGGACCAGTCCGCTGGTACGCGCGCGTGAGACGTGCGAGCTGGCCGGGTTCGGTGGGCGGGCGGAGACCTGGGACGCGCTGATGGAGTGGGACTACGGCGCGTACGAGGGCATGACGCCCGCGGAGATCCAGGCCGTGCGGCCCGGCTGGCTGATCTGGCGGGACGCCGTCCCCGGGGGCGAGAGCCTCGCCGAGGTCACCGCCCGCGCGGACGAGGTGGTCTCCTGGGCCCGCTCCGCCGACCGCGACGTCCTGATCTTCGCCCACGGCCACATCCTGCGGTCCATCGGTGCCCGGTGGCTGGGCCTGCCGCTGGACTTCGCGGCGCGGATCCGACTGAACCCGACCTCGCTGTCGGTGCTGGGCTGGGCCTACGGCGAACCGGCGATCGAGAGCTGGAACGACACGGGACACCTGACGGCCTGA
- a CDS encoding phosphatase PAP2 family protein, with protein sequence MAATETPGTEVTPRPRLRWWTELPLILLVYGCYSAGRLLARGNVGGAVDHGLAILRFEQALHLNAEHPLNRLFTREPWLGVPADFWYASLHYLVTPAILVWLFRTRAAHYRAARTWLMSSTFLGLIGFTLLPTCPPRLLSAGHGFVDTMAHYSAYGWWGGEASAPRGMGAMTNQYAAMPSLHVGWALWCGVMLWRHGGTRVAKVLGVLYPLLTAIIVMGTANHYFLDAVAGVAVMGAGFLIAPRLMRAADLVRARLQARPYPRTLAVTAVPDDADAPIVSGGCQTSAGERIPRQRESRLGAAAEPDASPSDAGEGAPTPAR encoded by the coding sequence ATGGCGGCGACCGAGACACCGGGCACCGAGGTGACCCCTCGACCCCGGCTGCGCTGGTGGACCGAACTGCCACTGATACTGCTGGTCTACGGCTGCTACTCGGCCGGCCGCCTCCTCGCGCGCGGAAACGTCGGCGGCGCCGTCGACCACGGCCTGGCGATCCTGCGCTTCGAGCAGGCCCTGCACCTCAACGCCGAGCACCCGCTGAACCGTTTGTTCACGCGCGAGCCCTGGCTGGGCGTGCCGGCCGACTTCTGGTACGCCTCGCTGCACTACCTGGTGACGCCCGCGATCCTGGTCTGGCTGTTCAGGACCCGCGCCGCGCACTACAGGGCGGCCCGCACCTGGTTGATGTCGTCCACCTTCCTCGGCCTCATCGGTTTCACCCTGCTGCCCACCTGCCCGCCCCGCCTGCTCTCCGCGGGCCACGGGTTCGTGGACACCATGGCCCACTACAGCGCGTACGGCTGGTGGGGCGGCGAGGCCAGCGCGCCGCGCGGCATGGGCGCCATGACCAACCAGTACGCCGCGATGCCGAGCCTGCACGTCGGCTGGGCGCTGTGGTGCGGGGTCATGCTGTGGCGGCACGGCGGCACGCGCGTGGCGAAGGTCCTCGGCGTCCTGTACCCGCTGCTGACCGCGATCATCGTCATGGGCACCGCCAACCACTACTTCCTGGACGCGGTCGCGGGCGTGGCGGTGATGGGCGCCGGGTTCCTGATCGCGCCGCGTCTGATGCGCGCGGCCGATCTGGTGCGGGCCCGCCTGCAGGCCCGCCCGTACCCCCGTACCCTCGCGGTCACGGCCGTCCCGGACGACGCGGACGCCCCGATTGTCAGTGGCGGATGCCAGACTTCCGCGGGTGAGCGAATTCCACGGCAGCGCGAGTCGCGGCTCGGCGCCGCGGCCGAACCGGACGCCTCCCCCAGCGACGCGGGCGAAGGCGCTCCGACACCGGCTCGCTGA